Proteins from one Acanthopagrus latus isolate v.2019 chromosome 18, fAcaLat1.1, whole genome shotgun sequence genomic window:
- the rpl36a gene encoding 60S ribosomal protein L36a isoform X2 yields the protein MVNVPKTRRTYCKKCKKHQPHKVTQYKKGKDSLYAQGKRRYDRKQSGYGGQTKPIFRKKAKTTKKIVLRLECVEPNCRSKRMLAIKRCKHFELGGDKKRKGQVIQF from the exons ATG GTGAACGTCCCGAAGACCCGCAGGACCTACTGCAAGAAGTGCAAGAAGCACCAGCCCCACAAAGTTACCCAGTACAAGAAGGGAAAGGACTCCCTCTACGCCCAGG GTAAGAGGAGATACGACAGAAAGCAGAGCGGGTATGGTGGTCAGACCAAGCCTATTTTCAGAAAGAAG GCTAAAACTACAAAGAAGATTGTGTTGAGGCTGGAGTGTGTGGAGCCCAACTGCAGATCCAAGAGAATGCTGGCCATCAAGAGATGCAAGCACTTCGAGTTGGGCGGTGACAAGAAGAGAAAG